From the genome of Bacteroides sp. MSB163, one region includes:
- the icd gene encoding NADP-dependent isocitrate dehydrogenase, with amino-acid sequence MDKITVPFITGDGVGVEITPSMQAIVNAAVQKAYSGQRQIEWMEVWAGERAFEKCGLWLPDETMEAFRDYKVGIKGPLTTPVGGGIRSLNVALRQTLDLYVCLRPVRWYQGIHSPVRHPEKVNMCVFRENTEDIYAGIEWEAGTPEAEKFYKFLHDEMGVKKVRFPKTSSFGVKPVSKEGTERLVRAACRYALENNLPSVTLVHKGNIMKFTEGGFKKWGYELAEREFGEALADGKLVIKDCIADAFLQNTLLVPEEYSVIATLNLNGDYVSDQLAAMVGGIGIAPGANINYQTGHAIFEATHGTAPNIAGKNIVNPCSIILSAVMMLEYFGWKESASLIEHALERSFLDARATADLARFMPGGVSLSTSAFTREIVERIEK; translated from the coding sequence GTGAATGCTGCCGTGCAGAAAGCATATAGTGGACAACGGCAAATTGAATGGATGGAAGTGTGGGCAGGCGAACGGGCTTTTGAAAAATGTGGCCTGTGGTTACCTGATGAAACAATGGAAGCTTTTCGTGATTACAAGGTGGGTATCAAAGGTCCGCTGACGACCCCTGTCGGTGGTGGTATCCGTTCACTGAACGTGGCATTGCGCCAGACATTGGATTTGTATGTATGCCTGCGGCCGGTTCGTTGGTATCAGGGCATTCACTCTCCGGTTCGTCATCCGGAGAAGGTGAACATGTGTGTATTCCGTGAAAATACGGAAGATATTTATGCGGGTATTGAGTGGGAAGCCGGTACACCGGAGGCTGAGAAGTTCTATAAGTTTCTGCATGATGAAATGGGGGTGAAGAAAGTACGGTTCCCCAAGACATCTTCTTTCGGTGTAAAACCTGTTTCAAAAGAAGGAACGGAACGGTTGGTGCGCGCTGCCTGCCGGTATGCACTTGAGAATAATCTGCCTTCCGTGACATTGGTACACAAGGGAAATATAATGAAGTTTACCGAAGGCGGTTTCAAAAAGTGGGGTTACGAACTAGCTGAACGTGAATTTGGAGAAGCATTGGCTGACGGAAAGCTGGTGATAAAAGATTGCATTGCGGATGCTTTCCTGCAAAATACCTTGTTGGTTCCTGAAGAATACTCTGTGATTGCTACCCTTAACCTGAATGGAGATTATGTTTCCGATCAGTTGGCTGCCATGGTGGGCGGTATCGGTATTGCTCCCGGAGCAAATATCAACTACCAGACCGGACATGCCATCTTTGAAGCCACTCATGGCACGGCACCGAATATTGCAGGTAAAAATATTGTGAACCCCTGTTCCATCATTCTGTCTGCTGTAATGATGCTCGAATACTTTGGTTGGAAAGAATCTGCTTCCCTGATAGAACATGCGCTGGAACGAAGTTTCCTTGATGCCCGTGCTACCGCCGACCTGGCGCGCTTCATGCCCGGCGGCGTCTCTTTGTCCACTTCTGCCTTTACCCGGGAGATAGTGGAAAGAATTGAAAAATAA